A portion of the Perognathus longimembris pacificus isolate PPM17 chromosome 20, ASM2315922v1, whole genome shotgun sequence genome contains these proteins:
- the Znf580 gene encoding zinc finger protein 580, with product MLLLPPRPPHPRSSSPEVMDPPPPKTPPFPKAEGPSSAASSAAGPRPPRLGRHLLIDANGVPYTYTVPLEEEPRGPPPREAPPGEPGPRKGYSCPECARVFASPLRLQSHRVSHSDLKPFTCGACGKAFKRSSHLSRHRATHRARAGPPHTCPLCPRRFQDAAELAQHVRLH from the coding sequence ATGCTGCTGCTTCCGCCGCGGCCACCCCACCCTCGGTCCTCCTCTCCGGAGGTCATGGACCCACCGCCCCCCAAGACACCCCCTTTCCCCAAAGCGGAAGGCCCCTCCTCTGCTGCCTCTTCGGCGgcggggccccggcccccgcggctGGGCCGCCACCTGCTCATCGACGCCAACGGGGTCCCCTACACGTACACGGTACCGCTGGAGGAGGAGCCGCGGGGCCCGCCGCCGCGCGAGGCACCCCCAGGCGAGCCCGGCCCTCGGAAGGGCTACAGCTGCCCCGAGTGTGCCCGAGTGTTTGCCAGCCCTCTGCGGCTGCAGAGCCACCGCGTGTCGCACTCGGACCTCAAGCCCTTTACGTGCGGCGCCTGCGGCAAGGCCTTCAAGCGCTCCAGCCACCTGTCGCGGCACCGCGCCACGCACCGTGCCCGCGCCGGCCCGCCGCACACCTGCCCGCTCTGCCCGCGCCGCTTCCAGGACGCCGCGGAGCTGGCGCAGCACGTGCGCCTGCACTGA
- the Znf581 gene encoding zinc finger protein 581 isoform X1 — MGPRTPGNLPLGACCRPERFPEAPSAPPPSSSPRPSTLSASVLPFPGAASSRAHPKAPSPAAACTCGVARNGPESSGLERLLHRPETLLRMRVLPSGCPQPLALLSVAAMEAALPPRTGGSSDHGPSSTGSPQASSPPRSNHYLLIDTQGVPYTVLVDEESQGEAAAQGPAGQKKCYSCPVCSRVFEYMSYLQRHSITHSEVKPFQCDTCGKAFKRASHLARHHSIHRVGGGRPYSCSLCPRRFRDAGELAQHSRMHSGERPFQCPHCPRRFMEQNTLQKHRRWKHP; from the exons ATGGGACCGCGGACGCCCGGGAACCTTCCTCTCGGAGCGTGTTGTCGGCCGGAGCGCTTTCCCGAGGCCCCAAGCGCCCCGCCCCCGTCGTCTTCCCCGAGACCCTCTACTCTCTCCGCGTCCGTGCTCCCCTTTCCCGGGGCCGCCAGTTCCCGAGCACACCCAAAGGCCCCAAGTCCTGCGGCCGCCTGCACCTGCGGAGTAGCTCGGAACGGTCCGGAGTCGTCCGGACTCGAGAGGCTGCTGCACCG GCCTGAGACACTTCTCCGGATGCGAGTACTGCCATCTGgctgcccccagcccctggcGCTTCTCTCTGTGGCGGCCATGGAGGCCGCTCTCCCTCCTCGGACAGGTGGGTCTTCAGATCACGGACCTTCCTCCACCGGATCTCCCCAGGCTTCGTCCCCGCCAAGGTCTAACCACTACCTCCTCATTGACACCCAGGGTGTCCCCTATACAGTGCTGGTGGATGAGGAGTCTCAGGGTGAGGCCGCGGCCCAGGGCCCTGCAGGTCAGAAAAAGTGCTACAGCTGCCCTGTATGCTCCAGGGTCTTCGAATACATGTCGTACCTCCAGCGCCACAGCATCACGCACTCGGAGGTGAAGCCTTTTCAGTGTGACACCTGCGGGAAGGCATTCAAGCGGGCCAGCCATCTGGCGCGGCACCACTCCATCCACCGGGTGGGTGGTGGGCGGCCCTACAGCTGCTCGCTGTGCCCACGCCGCTTCCGGGACGCGGGAGAGCTGGCCCAGCACAGCCGCATGCACTCGGGGGAGCGTCCCTTCCAGTGCCCGCACTGCCCGCGCCGCTTTATGGAGCAGAACACGCTGCAGAAGCATAGGCGGTGGAAGCACCCGTGA
- the Znf581 gene encoding zinc finger protein 581 isoform X2, with protein sequence MGARDRLYRGPACQPETLLRMRVLPSGCPQPLALLSVAAMEAALPPRTGGSSDHGPSSTGSPQASSPPRSNHYLLIDTQGVPYTVLVDEESQGEAAAQGPAGQKKCYSCPVCSRVFEYMSYLQRHSITHSEVKPFQCDTCGKAFKRASHLARHHSIHRVGGGRPYSCSLCPRRFRDAGELAQHSRMHSGERPFQCPHCPRRFMEQNTLQKHRRWKHP encoded by the exons ATGGGAGCGAGAGACAGGTTGTACAGAGGGCCAGCCTGCCA GCCTGAGACACTTCTCCGGATGCGAGTACTGCCATCTGgctgcccccagcccctggcGCTTCTCTCTGTGGCGGCCATGGAGGCCGCTCTCCCTCCTCGGACAGGTGGGTCTTCAGATCACGGACCTTCCTCCACCGGATCTCCCCAGGCTTCGTCCCCGCCAAGGTCTAACCACTACCTCCTCATTGACACCCAGGGTGTCCCCTATACAGTGCTGGTGGATGAGGAGTCTCAGGGTGAGGCCGCGGCCCAGGGCCCTGCAGGTCAGAAAAAGTGCTACAGCTGCCCTGTATGCTCCAGGGTCTTCGAATACATGTCGTACCTCCAGCGCCACAGCATCACGCACTCGGAGGTGAAGCCTTTTCAGTGTGACACCTGCGGGAAGGCATTCAAGCGGGCCAGCCATCTGGCGCGGCACCACTCCATCCACCGGGTGGGTGGTGGGCGGCCCTACAGCTGCTCGCTGTGCCCACGCCGCTTCCGGGACGCGGGAGAGCTGGCCCAGCACAGCCGCATGCACTCGGGGGAGCGTCCCTTCCAGTGCCCGCACTGCCCGCGCCGCTTTATGGAGCAGAACACGCTGCAGAAGCATAGGCGGTGGAAGCACCCGTGA